A part of Misgurnus anguillicaudatus chromosome 6, ASM2758022v2, whole genome shotgun sequence genomic DNA contains:
- the LOC129434395 gene encoding LOW QUALITY PROTEIN: creatine kinase U-type, mitochondrial (The sequence of the model RefSeq protein was modified relative to this genomic sequence to represent the inferred CDS: deleted 1 base in 1 codon), with translation MGSRFTRMLSSIKVGILSLVGASSVAVVNFFTNREQHVSGAHARRIYPPSAEYPDFRKHNNLMASHLTPAVYAKLCDKSTPKGYTLDQAIQTGVDNPGNCFEISVGMVAGDEESYEVFADIYNPVIKGRHNGYDPCTMKQPTDLDASKIREKIRGGEFDEKYVLSSRVRTGRSIRGLSLPPACTRAERREVERVVIDALAGLRGDLAGKYYSLCQMTDKEQQQLIDDHFLFNKPVSPLMTCAGMARDWPDARGIWHNNEKTFLVWINEEDHTRVISMEKGGNMKRVFERFCRGLQEVEKSIQEKGWKFMCNERLGYILTCPSNLGTGLRTSVHVTLPHLSKDPRFDKILDNLQLQKRGTGGEDTAVIRNTFDISNLYRIGQSEVQLVQTVIDGVNYLIGCEKRLEKGQDITIPVPISQFKQTDQTKTKHNNHFIIDE, from the exons ATGGGAAGCAGGTTCACAAGGATGTTGTCTAGTATCAAAGTTGGCATCTTGTCTTTGGTGGGTGCGAGCTCTGTGGCTGTGGTTAATTTCTTCACGAATAGAGAGCAGCATGTCAGTGGAGCGCACGCCCGGAGAATCTATCCTCCCAG TGCTGAATATCCAGATTTCCGAAAG CACAATAATTTAATGGCCAGTCACCTGACACCTGCTGTTTACGCCAAGCTGTGTGACAAATCCACGCCGAAAGGTTACACTTTGGACCAAGCCATCCAAACAGGCGTGGACAACCCAGGCAACTGTTTTGAAATATCAGTAGGCATGGTGGCAGGAGATGAGGAGTCATATGAG GTCTTTGCTGACATCTATAACCCAGTCATCAAAGGAAGGCACAATGGTTATGACCCCTGCACCATGAAACAACCCACTGACCTGGATGCTAGTAAGATAAGAGAGAAG ATAAGGGGCGGAGAGTTCGATGAGAAGTACGTGTTATCATCTCGAGTCAGGACAGGCAGGAGTATCCGGGGCTTGAGTTTGCCTCCAGCCTGCACCCGTGCTGAACGCAGAGAGGTGGAGAGAGTCGTGATCGATGCCTTGGCTGGACTACGTGGAGATTTGGCAGGAAAATACTACAGTCTCTGTCAAATGACTGACAAGGAGCAGCAACAGCTTATTGAt GATCACTTCCTTTTCAATAAACCTGTGTCGCCCCTGATGACATGTGCAGGCATGGCACGTGATTGGCCTGATGCAAGAGGCATCTG GCATAACAATGAGAAAACCTTCCTGGTGTGGATCAACGAGGAAGACCACACCCGTGTGATCTCTATGGAGAAGGGGGGCAACATGAAGAGGGTATTTGAGCGTTTCTGCAGAGGACTCCAAGAG GTTGAGAAATCGATTCAGGAGAAAGGTTGGAAATTCATGTGTAACGAGCGACTGGGTTACATCCTCACCTGCCCATCCAACCTGGGTACAGGGCTACGCACTAGTGTCCACGTTACCCTTCCACACCTCAGCAAg GACCCTCGTTTTGATAAAATACTGGATAACCTGCAGCTCCAGAAGAGAGGTACTGGGGGAGAAGACACAGCAGTTATTAGAAacacttttgatatttctaATCTATACAGGATCGGCCAATCAGAG GTTCAACTGGTTCAGACTGTTATTGATGGAGTGAACTATCTTATTGGGTGCGAAAAGAGACTTGAGAAAGGCCAGGACATCACAATCCCCGTCCCCATCAGCCAGTTCAAACAGACTGACCAAACTAAAACCAAACACAATAACCATTTCATTATTGATGAGTAA
- the LOC129434393 gene encoding cation channel sperm-associated protein 2 isoform X3, whose product MSRQEKVSEIIHTMRLNTLNTFKYHLQDMKDKIHPKYRIIDVTEFKKNMNPVFKFALQTANWIIFGIFILEILLKWLDSFRTFWQSNWNIFDLTITVMAVVPEILPEISHGAQHWLKLLIQFRTLRFFKILFKFREVNFILKTIIRIFKGPQFTMMFLVVLILFYIFAVLGVYIFAKYTSSTVPGLLYQKDFKDVFSSLNTLFSIFTMDHCSGLLEDMRKVPDLNYYACVVFIVSWYLLAAVSLSNITLGLFADSFYTIRCDLCKEVKQLKIQNMAKLFKDEIMCPNGDFQPNVRPSTSQDSERDTKESVDWEKDWEVFFEAMEYRDEIEPVTWHEDSLYKYLRLQERLQCNIEATVKLQNQLKSCLIWMTKNH is encoded by the exons atgaGTCGTCAGGAAAAGGTGTCTGAAATAATACATACGATGCGTTTAAATACCTTAAACACATTTAAGTACCACCTGCAGGATATGAAGGACAAAATACATCCAAAATACCGCATCATAGATGTGACTG AatttaagaaaaacatgaaCCCAGTCTTCAAGTTTGCCTTACAAACTGCCAACTGGATAATATTTGGGATCTTCATATTAGAAATCCTCCTGAAATGGCTGGACAGTTTCAGGACATTTTGGCAAAGTAACTGGAACATCTTTGATTTGACTATAACTGTAATG GCTGTTGTACCAGAGATTTTGCCAGAGATTTCACATGGAGCTCAACACTGGTTAAAACTACTCATCCAGTTTCGCACACTCCGATTCTTCAAGATCCTTTTCAAATTTCGAGAGGTTAATTTTATTTTGAAGACAATCATCAGAATATTCAAG GGGCCACAGTTTACCATGATGTTCCTGGTCGTcctaatattattttatattttcgcTGTTCTCGGAGTCTACATATTTGCAAAGTATACCAGTTCCACTGTTCCAGGTCTTCTGTACCAAAAGGATTTCAA AGATGTGTTCAGTTCCCTCAACACACTGTTCAGCATTTTTACGATGGATCACTGCAGTGGTTTATTAGAGGACATGCGGAAAGTTCCTGACCTAAACTATTACGCCTGTGTTGTGTTCATCGTTTCTTGGTATCTCCTTGCAGCTGTGTCACTGAGCAACATTACTTTAGGTCTTTTCG CGGATAGCTTCTATACTATAAGGTGTGATCTCTGCAAAGAGGTGAAGCAATTAAAAATCCAAAATATGGCAAAACTTTTCAAAGATGA AATTATGTGTCCAAACGGGGACTTTCAACCAAACGTCAGACCCTCAACCAGTCAGGATTCTGAGAGGGATACAAAAGAGTCGGTAGACTGGGAAAAGGACTGGGAAGTGTTTTTTGAGGCAATGGAGTACCGGGACGAGATTGAGCCAGTGACCTGGCATGAGGACAGCCTCTATAAATACCTCAGACTGCAAGAAAGGCTTCAATGTAACATAGAGGCAACCGTCAAGCTTCAGAACCAG CTCAAGTCTTGCTTAATCTGGATGACTAAGAACCACTAA
- the LOC129434393 gene encoding cation channel sperm-associated protein 2 isoform X1, whose product MSRQEKVSEIIHTMRLNTLNTFKYHLQDMKDKIHPKYRIIDVTDENRYRRWNKSDANLVEVEFNPQRKNNVTTKQRRMNRAFNRYARYPPLNLIANMILENKLFKILIVCCVILSLIILIIEAEFKKNMNPVFKFALQTANWIIFGIFILEILLKWLDSFRTFWQSNWNIFDLTITVMAVVPEILPEISHGAQHWLKLLIQFRTLRFFKILFKFREVNFILKTIIRIFKGPQFTMMFLVVLILFYIFAVLGVYIFAKYTSSTVPGLLYQKDFKDVFSSLNTLFSIFTMDHCSGLLEDMRKVPDLNYYACVVFIVSWYLLAAVSLSNITLGLFADSFYTIRCDLCKEVKQLKIQNMAKLFKDEIMCPNGDFQPNVRPSTSQDSERDTKESVDWEKDWEVFFEAMEYRDEIEPVTWHEDSLYKYLRLQERLQCNIEATVKLQNQLKSCLIWMTKNH is encoded by the exons atgaGTCGTCAGGAAAAGGTGTCTGAAATAATACATACGATGCGTTTAAATACCTTAAACACATTTAAGTACCACCTGCAGGATATGAAGGACAAAATACATCCAAAATACCGCATCATAGATGTGACTG ATGAGAATCGATATAGACGTTGGAATAAATCCGATGCAAACTTGGTGGAGGTTGAATTTAATCCTCAGAGAAAAAACAACGTCACAACAAAACAGCGCAGAATGAACCGGGCGTTTAACCGCTACGCCAGATATCCGCCCTTAAATTTGATTGCGAACATGATTTTGGAAA ACAAGCTGTTTAAAATCCTAATAGTTTGCTGTGTCATTTTGAGCCTTATTATACTGATAATAGAAGCAG AatttaagaaaaacatgaaCCCAGTCTTCAAGTTTGCCTTACAAACTGCCAACTGGATAATATTTGGGATCTTCATATTAGAAATCCTCCTGAAATGGCTGGACAGTTTCAGGACATTTTGGCAAAGTAACTGGAACATCTTTGATTTGACTATAACTGTAATG GCTGTTGTACCAGAGATTTTGCCAGAGATTTCACATGGAGCTCAACACTGGTTAAAACTACTCATCCAGTTTCGCACACTCCGATTCTTCAAGATCCTTTTCAAATTTCGAGAGGTTAATTTTATTTTGAAGACAATCATCAGAATATTCAAG GGGCCACAGTTTACCATGATGTTCCTGGTCGTcctaatattattttatattttcgcTGTTCTCGGAGTCTACATATTTGCAAAGTATACCAGTTCCACTGTTCCAGGTCTTCTGTACCAAAAGGATTTCAA AGATGTGTTCAGTTCCCTCAACACACTGTTCAGCATTTTTACGATGGATCACTGCAGTGGTTTATTAGAGGACATGCGGAAAGTTCCTGACCTAAACTATTACGCCTGTGTTGTGTTCATCGTTTCTTGGTATCTCCTTGCAGCTGTGTCACTGAGCAACATTACTTTAGGTCTTTTCG CGGATAGCTTCTATACTATAAGGTGTGATCTCTGCAAAGAGGTGAAGCAATTAAAAATCCAAAATATGGCAAAACTTTTCAAAGATGA AATTATGTGTCCAAACGGGGACTTTCAACCAAACGTCAGACCCTCAACCAGTCAGGATTCTGAGAGGGATACAAAAGAGTCGGTAGACTGGGAAAAGGACTGGGAAGTGTTTTTTGAGGCAATGGAGTACCGGGACGAGATTGAGCCAGTGACCTGGCATGAGGACAGCCTCTATAAATACCTCAGACTGCAAGAAAGGCTTCAATGTAACATAGAGGCAACCGTCAAGCTTCAGAACCAG CTCAAGTCTTGCTTAATCTGGATGACTAAGAACCACTAA
- the LOC129434393 gene encoding cation channel sperm-associated protein 2 isoform X2: protein MSRQEKVSEIIHTMRLNTLNTFKYHLQDMKDKIHPKYRIIDVTDENRYRRWNKSDANLVEVEFNPQRKNNVTTKQRRMNRAFNRYARYPPLNLIANMILENKLFKILIVCCVILSLIILIIEAEFKKNMNPVFKFALQTANWIIFGIFILEILLKWLDSFRTFWQSNWNIFDLTITVMAVVPEILPEISHGAQHWLKLLIQFRTLRFFKILFKFREVNFILKTIIRIFKGPQFTMMFLVVLILFYIFAVLGVYIFAKYTSSTVPGLLYQKDFKDVFSSLNTLFSIFTMDHCSGLLEDMRKVPDLNYYACVVFIVSWYLLAAVSLSNITLGLFADSFYTIRCDLCKEVKQLKIQNMAKLFKDEIMCPNGDFQPNVRPSTSQDSERDTKESVDWEKDWEVFFEAMEYRDEIEPVTWHEDSLYKYLRLQERLQCNIEATVKLQNQAAQVLLNLDD from the exons atgaGTCGTCAGGAAAAGGTGTCTGAAATAATACATACGATGCGTTTAAATACCTTAAACACATTTAAGTACCACCTGCAGGATATGAAGGACAAAATACATCCAAAATACCGCATCATAGATGTGACTG ATGAGAATCGATATAGACGTTGGAATAAATCCGATGCAAACTTGGTGGAGGTTGAATTTAATCCTCAGAGAAAAAACAACGTCACAACAAAACAGCGCAGAATGAACCGGGCGTTTAACCGCTACGCCAGATATCCGCCCTTAAATTTGATTGCGAACATGATTTTGGAAA ACAAGCTGTTTAAAATCCTAATAGTTTGCTGTGTCATTTTGAGCCTTATTATACTGATAATAGAAGCAG AatttaagaaaaacatgaaCCCAGTCTTCAAGTTTGCCTTACAAACTGCCAACTGGATAATATTTGGGATCTTCATATTAGAAATCCTCCTGAAATGGCTGGACAGTTTCAGGACATTTTGGCAAAGTAACTGGAACATCTTTGATTTGACTATAACTGTAATG GCTGTTGTACCAGAGATTTTGCCAGAGATTTCACATGGAGCTCAACACTGGTTAAAACTACTCATCCAGTTTCGCACACTCCGATTCTTCAAGATCCTTTTCAAATTTCGAGAGGTTAATTTTATTTTGAAGACAATCATCAGAATATTCAAG GGGCCACAGTTTACCATGATGTTCCTGGTCGTcctaatattattttatattttcgcTGTTCTCGGAGTCTACATATTTGCAAAGTATACCAGTTCCACTGTTCCAGGTCTTCTGTACCAAAAGGATTTCAA AGATGTGTTCAGTTCCCTCAACACACTGTTCAGCATTTTTACGATGGATCACTGCAGTGGTTTATTAGAGGACATGCGGAAAGTTCCTGACCTAAACTATTACGCCTGTGTTGTGTTCATCGTTTCTTGGTATCTCCTTGCAGCTGTGTCACTGAGCAACATTACTTTAGGTCTTTTCG CGGATAGCTTCTATACTATAAGGTGTGATCTCTGCAAAGAGGTGAAGCAATTAAAAATCCAAAATATGGCAAAACTTTTCAAAGATGA AATTATGTGTCCAAACGGGGACTTTCAACCAAACGTCAGACCCTCAACCAGTCAGGATTCTGAGAGGGATACAAAAGAGTCGGTAGACTGGGAAAAGGACTGGGAAGTGTTTTTTGAGGCAATGGAGTACCGGGACGAGATTGAGCCAGTGACCTGGCATGAGGACAGCCTCTATAAATACCTCAGACTGCAAGAAAGGCTTCAATGTAACATAGAGGCAACCGTCAAGCTTCAGAACCAGGCAG CTCAAGTCTTGCTTAATCTGGATGACTAA
- the LOC129434396 gene encoding creatine kinase U-type, mitochondrial, translating into MASSFARILSSNRKVGILSLVGAGSLTVGFFMNREHVSAGSQVRRIYPASAEYPDLRKHNNCMASHLTPAIYAKLCDKSTPNGYTLDEAIQTGVDNPGHPFIKTVGMVAGDEESYEVFADIFNPVIKERHNGYDPCTMKHPTDLDASKIKGGMFDEKYVLSSRVRTGRSIRGLSLPPACTRAERREVERVVIDALAGLRGDLAGKYYSLCQMTDKEQQQLIDDHFLFDKPVSPLLTCAGMARDWPDARGIWHNNEKTFLVWINEEDHTRVISMEKGGNMKRVFERFCKGLQEVERLIQEKGWEFMWNERLGYILTCPSNLGTGLRAGVHVNLPRLSKDARFSKILDSLRLQKRGTGGVDTAAVGSTFDISNLDRLGQSEVQLVQTVIDGVNYLIECEKRLEKGQDIKIPAPISQFK; encoded by the exons ATGGCAAGCAGCTTCGCAAGGATTTTATCCAGTAACAGGAAGGTTGGCATCTTGTCCTTGGTGGGTGCTGGCTCCCTGACTGTGGGGTTTTTCATGAATAGAGAGCATGTCAGTGCTGGATCGCAGGTCCGGAGAATCTATCCTGCCAG TGCTGAATATCCCGATTTGCGGAAGCACAATAATTGTATGGCCAGCCACCTGACACCTGCCATATACGCCAAGCTGTGCGACAAATCCACGCCGAATGGTTACACTTTGGACGAGGCCATCCAAACAGGCGTGGACAACCCAGGCCATCCCTTTATAAAGACTGTAGGCATGGTGGCAGGAGATGAGGAGTCATATGAG GTCTTTGCTGACATCTTTAACCCAGTCATCAAAGAAAGGCACAATGGATATGACCCCTGCACCATGAAACACCCCACTGACCTGGATGCCAGTAAG ATAAAGGGCGGAATGTTCGATGAGAAGTACGTGTTATCATCTCGAGTCAGGACAGGCAGGAGTATCCGGGGCTTGAGTTTGCCTCCAGCCTGCACCCGTGCTGAACGCAGAGAGGTGGAGAGAGTCGTGATCGATGCCTTGGCTGGACTACGTGGAGATTTGGCAGGAAAATACTACAGTCTCTGTCAAATGACTGACAAGGAGCAGCAACAGCTTATTGAT GATCACTTCCTGTTCGATAAACCCGTGTCGCCCCTTCTGACATGTGCAGGGATGGCACGTGATTGGCCTGACGCAAGAGGCATCTG GCATAACAATGAGAAAACCTTCCTGGTGTGGATCAACGAGGAAGACCACACCCGTGTGATCTCTATGGAGAAGGGGGGCAACATGAAGAGGGTATTTGAGCGTTTCTGCAAGGGACTCCAAGAG GTTGAGAGACTGATTCAGGAGAAAGGTTGGGAATTCATGTGGAACGAGCGACTGGGTTACATCCTCACCTGCCCATCCAACCTGGGTACAGGGCTTCGAGCTGGTGTCCATGTGAACCTTCCACGCCTCAGCAAG gATGCTCGTTTCTCAAAGATCCTGGATAGCCTGCGGCTCCAGAAGAGAGGCACTGGAGGAGTGGACACTGCAGCTGTTGGAAGCACTTTTGATATTTCTAATTTGGACAGGCTGGGCCAATCAGAg GTTCAACTTGTTCAGACTGTTATTGATGGAGTGAACTATCTTATTGAGTGCGAGAAGAGATTGGAGAAAGGCCAGGACATCAAAATCCCCGCCCCCATCAGCCAGTTCAAATAG